The Planococcus versutus genome contains a region encoding:
- the murB gene encoding UDP-N-acetylmuramate dehydrogenase, which produces MTKEQWLADLRGFLKEDHVKMDEPLHLHTLTKMGGPADIFVEPTTEEETAFTVRYAYKNKIPLLLLGNGSNMVVRDGGFRGIVLTLKGLQTIRIEGSTIYAQGGADIKKVSKVVAAKQLTGFEFACGIPGSIGGAMAMNAGAYGGEIKDIIKQATVLSREGDMLVLSKEDLGLGYRKSIITKKGYFVLSAEFELEVGKQMIIDAKMSELTYQRETKQPLEFPSAGSVFKRPPGNFAGKLIQECDLQGRGFGGAEVSTKHAGFIVNKDNASANDYIQTIEMVKKTVFEKFGIDLELEVKIVGEDVL; this is translated from the coding sequence ATGACGAAAGAACAATGGTTGGCGGATTTGCGCGGTTTTTTAAAAGAAGATCATGTCAAAATGGATGAACCGCTACACCTTCATACATTGACTAAAATGGGTGGACCAGCTGATATTTTTGTAGAACCAACGACAGAAGAAGAAACGGCTTTTACAGTGAGATATGCATATAAAAATAAGATTCCATTATTACTGCTTGGAAACGGCTCGAATATGGTCGTTCGAGATGGAGGGTTTCGTGGAATTGTTTTAACGTTAAAAGGATTGCAGACAATTCGCATAGAAGGCTCAACCATCTATGCTCAAGGTGGCGCAGATATTAAAAAAGTATCGAAAGTAGTAGCTGCAAAACAATTAACAGGATTTGAATTTGCTTGTGGAATTCCTGGTTCAATTGGTGGTGCTATGGCTATGAATGCAGGTGCTTACGGCGGAGAAATTAAAGACATTATCAAACAAGCGACTGTTCTTTCAAGAGAAGGCGACATGTTGGTTTTATCCAAAGAAGATTTGGGTCTTGGTTACCGCAAAAGCATCATTACAAAAAAAGGTTATTTTGTTTTATCGGCGGAATTTGAATTAGAAGTTGGAAAGCAAATGATCATTGATGCGAAAATGAGCGAATTAACATATCAGCGTGAAACAAAGCAACCATTGGAGTTTCCATCGGCAGGAAGCGTTTTTAAACGCCCACCTGGTAATTTTGCAGGAAAACTAATTCAAGAATGTGATTTACAAGGAAGAGGATTTGGAGGAGCGGAAGTTTCGACAAAGCATGCTGGTTTTATTGTTAATAAAGACAATGCTTCAGCGAACGATTATATTCAAACAATCGAAATGGTTAAGAAAACTGTATTCGAGAAATTTGGTATAGATTTAGAACTTGAAGTGAAAATTGTTGGAGAAGATGTCCTTTAA